CAAGACCAGGATCGGGTCGTCCTTGTACCGCGTCTCATGGATGTGCTCGAAGCCGAGCTTCTCGGCGAGCTTGATCGACGGTGCATTGGCGGGGGCGATGATCGCCCAGATCGGGCTCGGCGGCAGGTTCGCCTCGGCCCAGTGCAGCGCCGCGCGGCATGCTTCCCCCGCAAGCCCTTGGCCGTGCGCCTCGGTGGCGAAGATCCACCCCATCTCAGGATCGTGGCCGAATTCGGGGTCAAGGTCGCGCCAGCCGGTAAACATGGCGAGCATGCCGACCAGCTTGCCGTCGCTTCGCCGTTCGACCGCCCAGCCGCCGAAGCCGTTAAGCAGCCAGCTTCCCGCCGCCGCGTTCACGCGCCGCCAGCTCTCCTCCATCCCCATCGGATCCGGCCCGAAGTGGCGGAACACCGCGGGTTCCTGGAGGATAGCGAAATAGGGTTCGCGGTCGTCCCGGCGCCAGGCGCGCAGGACCAATCGCTCGGTCTCCAGCGTCGGAGCCGAGCGACTAGCGTCCGTCATGCCGCGAACGGCTTACTTCTTGCCGAGGGTAAGACCGCCGAAGCGCTTGTTGAAGCGCGCAACCTGGCCGCCGGTGTCAAGCAGCTTCTGGTTGCCGCCGGTCCACGCCGGGTGCGAGGTGGGATCGATGTCGAGGTGCAGCGTGTCGCCCTCTTTGCCCCAGGTCGAGCGCGTCTGGAACTTGGTCCCGTCGGTCATCTCGACGTTGATCGTGTGATATTCGGGGTGGATACCGGACTTCATCAGATTTTCCTTGGTTTCGCGGCTGGTTCCGACCAGCTCCGCAAGGTTGCGGGCGCGCCTTACAAAAGGCCCGCGCAACTTGCAACCGAAGCCCCGATCAGGCGGTCGTCGGCCGAAGTGCCGGCACTTGTCGTTCGAGCAGAGCGAAACCGCCGAACAGGACGCCTGAAAAGAACAGGTCGCCGGCAACGCTGTTCTGGAAGAACGGGATCGCCGCGACATAGCAGGCCTGCAGCCCAGCCAGCGTCATGGGATAGTATCCGCTCGACAGCCACATGCCGAAATTGGTCAGGACGAAGAACACGATCGAGCTTGCCAGGGCCGCGCCCGCCACCCGGAACAGCGAACGGCGCTGCAGCGCGAGCCACCCGATCAGCACCACCAAAGCCGTGCTGAAATAGACCGTCGCCATCCCCGCATAGAAACCAAGGATGAGGTCGCTGAGCAGCAAGGCGCCGAGCGGCGCGGCCAATGCGATCGCGCCCTTCCGCCCCAGATAGGCGCCGCTGAACAAGGCCATCGCGCCGATCGGCGTGAAATTGGGCGGATGCGGGACAAGGCGCAATGCGGCCGCTGCGACGATCGCGGCGAGCAGCACCAGCAGGCGGGCGTGATTGGTCGTCATGACGCGCTGAATAGCGCCGGCCGCGGGGATTTGACAGCCCGCCCGGTCGCCGCCAATCACGCGGGCGGATCAAGGTGCCGTCCACAGGCCCTCGGGCTTGCCGGGGACGGTTCAAAGGGAAGCCGGCGAAATTCCGGCGCTGTGCCCGCAACTGTGAGCCACGGACACTTCGTCCGCGGCGAAGTCAGGAACCTGCCATGATCCATCGTCCGTTGCCCCGGCCGGGTCCAGCCGCGGGTGCGTGGGCCGCGCTGCCCTCCGTGACGAGCATTTTCGTTCATGGAGGATCACATGCCCGCAGTCCCGATCGACACCGACCAGATCATCATCACCGCGTCGCGCGCGCCCGACGACGCCAGCCGCTCCGCGGCAAGCGCGACCATGCTCGACCAGGTCCGCATCGTCCGGCTGGGTGAGCCGCTGGCCCCTGCCCTGCTCCGCCTCGCACCTTCGACCGCAATCACTGCCCAGGGGCCGAGCGGCCTCTTCACCGAGGTGCGCATTCGCGGCGCGGAGAATAATCACACCTTGCTGTTCATCGACGGCATCCGCGCCAACGATCCCGCCACCGGCGACTTTGCGCGCTTTGAATTGCTCAACGCAGATCTCGCCTCGCGCATTGAGGTCGTGCGCGGCCCGCAATCGGCGCTGTGGGGGTCGCAGGCGATCGGCGGCGTGATCGCGATCAACGGGCTCGACGAGCCTGCCGGCGCGATGGCGATCGCCGAAGCTGGGTCGTTCGGATCGCGCCGCCTCGGCGCGTCGGGATCGATGGGCGCCGAGCGCGCGAGCCTCAGCGGGGCGATCGGCTGGCAGCGCGCCTCTGGTATCGACAGCTTCTCCGGCGACGGCGACCGCGACGGCTATCGCAACATGTCAGGGCGGCTGCGCGGGACGATCACGCTGTCGTCGGCGGTCACGGTCGGCGCCTCGGCGCTGGCGCTTACCGGCACGTCCGAATTCGACGGCTATGACCTTGTCACCTTCGAGCGTGCCGACACGCTCGACACCAGCAAGAACCGGCTCGCCGCAGCACGGGTGTGGGCCGCACTGGGCCAGGTCGACACCCAATGGCGGGGTCGCGTCGGCGCCACCCTCCTCGGTTCGTCGAACGACAATCGCCGCGACGGCAATCCGGTCAACCGCACCAAGGGCACCCGCCGCGCGCTCGATGCGCAGGTCGAACGCCAGTTCGTCACCGGCCGATTGGAGCATCAACTGATCGCGGCCTTTGATGCCGAGAGCGAAACCTTCGAAGCCCGCGACACCATCTATTTGGGCGCGACGAACCAGGACCGCGACCGGTCGCACAAGGCGATCACCGCCGAATGGAAAGGCGACGTCGGCGCCTTCACCGCCGACGTCGCGATCCGCCGCGACATGTTCAACCGCTTCAAGGACGCGACGTCGCTGCGCGCCTCGCTGTTGACTCAAGTCGGCGGCGGGTTCGCACTCGCCGGATCCTATGCGCAAGGCATCGCGCAGCCGACCTTCTTCGACCTGTTCGGCTTCTTTCCCGGCGACTTCGTCGGCAATCCCGACCTCAAGCCCGAAAGCTCACGCGGGTTCGAAGGCTCGGTGCGCTTCCGCCGCGACCGGATCGCGGCCTCGCTAAGCGTCTATCGCCAGCACCTGCGCGACGAGATCGTCGACAACGCGAACTTCACCAGCGTCGAGAATAGCGAGAGCGCGAGCCGCCGGTGGGGCGTGGAGGCCGAACTCGGCTGGCAGCCCGTCGATGCGCTGCGGGTGACCGCACATTACGCCTATCTCAAGTCGACCCAGCCCGACCGTCTGACCAACCAACAGCTGGAGGAATGGCGCCGGCCGCGCCACAGCGGGTCACTCGCGGCCGACGGTGGGATCGGCTGCTGGTCCTATGGTGCGTCGATCGCCTACG
The sequence above is drawn from the Sphingomonas lutea genome and encodes:
- a CDS encoding GNAT family N-acetyltransferase, with product MTDASRSAPTLETERLVLRAWRRDDREPYFAILQEPAVFRHFGPDPMGMEESWRRVNAAAGSWLLNGFGGWAVERRSDGKLVGMLAMFTGWRDLDPEFGHDPEMGWIFATEAHGQGLAGEACRAALHWAEANLPPSPIWAIIAPANAPSIKLAEKLGFEHIHETRYKDDPILVLKRPAWA
- the rpmE gene encoding 50S ribosomal protein L31, yielding MKSGIHPEYHTINVEMTDGTKFQTRSTWGKEGDTLHLDIDPTSHPAWTGGNQKLLDTGGQVARFNKRFGGLTLGKK
- a CDS encoding DUF6580 family putative transport protein, yielding MTTNHARLLVLLAAIVAAAALRLVPHPPNFTPIGAMALFSGAYLGRKGAIALAAPLGALLLSDLILGFYAGMATVYFSTALVVLIGWLALQRRSLFRVAGAALASSIVFFVLTNFGMWLSSGYYPMTLAGLQACYVAAIPFFQNSVAGDLFFSGVLFGGFALLERQVPALRPTTA
- a CDS encoding TonB-dependent receptor plug domain-containing protein, which translates into the protein MPAVPIDTDQIIITASRAPDDASRSAASATMLDQVRIVRLGEPLAPALLRLAPSTAITAQGPSGLFTEVRIRGAENNHTLLFIDGIRANDPATGDFARFELLNADLASRIEVVRGPQSALWGSQAIGGVIAINGLDEPAGAMAIAEAGSFGSRRLGASGSMGAERASLSGAIGWQRASGIDSFSGDGDRDGYRNMSGRLRGTITLSSAVTVGASALALTGTSEFDGYDLVTFERADTLDTSKNRLAAARVWAALGQVDTQWRGRVGATLLGSSNDNRRDGNPVNRTKGTRRALDAQVERQFVTGRLEHQLIAAFDAESETFEARDTIYLGATNQDRDRSHKAITAEWKGDVGAFTADVAIRRDMFNRFKDATSLRASLLTQVGGGFALAGSYAQGIAQPTFFDLFGFFPGDFVGNPDLKPESSRGFEGSVRFRRDRIAASLSVYRQHLRDEIVDNANFTSVENSESASRRWGVEAELGWQPVDALRVTAHYAYLKSTQPDRLTNQQLEEWRRPRHSGSLAADGGIGCWSYGASIAYVGSHLDRQEVAPFAIVRLDSYVLANARIAYAVTPGAELFVRGSNLLDSDYEDSAGYRTEGRGLFVGIRLADRRSSP